The DNA window CATCATCGAGACCGCGCTGGCCGTGACCGGCTTCTGGATGTTCATCGTCCACACGATGACGGCCAAGGAACCCTTCATCCATCCGGGCATGTTCAAGGACCGCAATCTCGTCACGGGCCTGATCTTCATCTTCGTCGTCGGCATCATCCTGCTGGCAACGATGGCCCTGCTGCCGCCGATGCTCTCCCAGCTCTTTGGCTATCCGTCGACGACGACAGGCCTCGTGCTTGCCCCGCGCGGCGCCGGAACGATGGTCTCGATGATCCTCGTTGGACGGCTGGTGAAGAAGATCGACGCGCGGCTGCTGATCATGACAGGGCTCGGCCTCACCGCCTGGTCGCTCTACGACATGACCCAGTTCTCGCCGCAGATGGACTACTGGCCGCTGATCCGCAGCGGCGTCATCCAGGGTCTTGGATTGGGACTTGTCTTCGTGCCCCTGTCGACGATCACCTTCGCGACCCTGGACGTGAAATTCCGCACGGACGGCACCGCCCTTTTCAGCCTGATGCGCAACATCGGCTCGTCGATCGGCATTTCGGTGGTGACGGCCCTGCTGACGCAGAACATCCAGATCAACCATGCGGTGATCGGGGGCCGGCTGACGGAAACCAACCCCAACCTGACGAACTTCCTGCAGGGGTTCGGCGGGTCGGTGACGAGCCAGAAAACGATGGCCATGCTCGACATGATGGTCAGCCAGCAGGCCGCGATGATTGCCTATCTCGACGACTTCAAGCTGATGATGTTCGTCTCGCTTGCAGCGCTTCCCTTGCTGCTTCTGCTGAAAGCCCCCCAAAAGGCAGCAGCAGCCGGCGTCCCTGCCGCCGATGCGCCCCACTAGGCCAATTTCAGGCCGGAGCGCATAAGGGAACGCCCGCCCGGCAAGGCCCTCCTCCGAAGGCTTGCCGGGCGGGCGCGGTTTTAGAGCATGGTGCCACGTGCAATGTGGACCCGATCTTGCGGCGACACCATGCCCCAAACGAAGCGCGCCTTGTCCGGATGCCGGCCCTGGCGCGCAGATCTCTTTCCTCATGCAGGCCCGCGTCGCGGCGACGGTCCCCGATCGCCGGGACGCGCGTCTCCTCGTCCGGAAAGCAATGCGATCCGGAGCGCCACGAAACACGGCACACACATCGAAGTGAAATGACGGCTTGTTGTGATCTGGCCTCCGTCATGGCCATGCAGACCGCCCCCGCCGCGAAAGACGTCAGCGGAAAATCCAGGTAACAGGGTTCAAGAACGTCGCCCCATCCGGTTCTGGATGGCTTGACGGCAGCAGGATTGACGGCCCGTGGCCGGCAATGACGATGGCGGCAGACAAGGCTTCGAATGTCCGAGCGACTGCAGATGCAGGACTCAATCATTCGACCTCAATTCAACCTGCTGTGATCGTGAAAGCATCATGAGGCCGAAATGAGACCGTGCAACGACAGGCAGGCGCATTTGCGCCGTGGGGACGGCAGAAATATTCCCGTGCCCCGAAGCGGCAAGCGGCGGTGACGAAATTTTGTGCGCCGGCCCATTGTGTAACGATCATTTCAGATGGATATGATCGGTAAATTTTGTAAAATTCAGCCACATCAACGTCCCATCGCCCGCACATTCTCCCAATCGATGGAATTGCGCACAAATTGACGCCATTCCAGATGGTCCGGTCCGTCGGGCTGGCGAAAAAATCGGCTTGGACAAAGCCGCGTCAGGCCTATCCTTTGACCATGTCCTCCTATTCCGTGCTTCTTGGCAACGAACGCCACGTCTTCGCCGATCTGAAGGCCGTCATGGCCGCGGCCTCGCCGCTGAAATCGGGCGATTGCCTCGCCGGCATCGCCGCCGAAACCAACGAGCGCCGCGTCGCCGCGCGCTTCTGCCTCGCCGACATTCCGCTGAAGACCTTCCTTGAGGATCTGCTGATCCCCTATGAGGCGGACGAGGTCACCCGGCTGATCGTCGACGGTCACGACCGGCAGGCCTTCGCGCCTGTTTCGCACATGACCGTCGGCCAGTTCCGCGACTGGCTGCTCTCCTACGAGGCGACGAGTGAGGCGCTGACGGCCCTCGCGCCCGGCCTGACGCCGGAAATGGTCGCTGCCGTCTCCAAGATCATGCGCAACCAGGACCTCATCGCCGTCGCTGCCAAATGCCGGGTGGTGACGGCCTTCCGCTCCACCGTCGGACTGCCGGGGCGGCTTTCCAGCCGCCTGCAGCCGAACCACCCGACCGACGATCCGGAGGGCGTCGCCGGCTCGACGCTGGACGGCCTTCTCTACGGCATCGGCGATGCGGTCATCGGCATCAATCCGGCGACCGACAACCTCGATGCCTGCATCAGGCTGATGCACCTCTTCGACCGCCTGCGCGAGCGCTTCGAGATCCCGACCCAGTCCTGCGTCCTGACCCACGTGACCACCTCGATCCAGGCGATCGAGAAAGGCGCGCCGCTCGACCTCGTCTTCCAGTCCGTCGCCGGCACCGAGGCCGCCAACAAGGGCTTCGGCATCGACCTTTCCGTGCTGCGCGAAGGACGCGAGGCGGCGCTGTCGCTGAAACGCGGCACCGTCGGCGACAACGTCATGTATCTGGAGACGGGACAGGGCAGCGCGCTTTCGGCCGACGCCCACCATGGCGTCGACCAGCAGACCTGCGAGGTGCGCGCCTATGCCGTCGCCCGCGAGTTGAAGCCGCTGCTCGTCAACACGGTCGTCGGTTTCATCGGCCCGGAATATCTCTACGACGCCAAGCAGATCATCCGGGCGGGCCTCGAAGACCATTTCTGCGGCAAGCTGCTCGGCCTGCCGATGGGCGTCGACGTCTGCTACACCAACCACGCCGAGGCCGACCAGGACGACATGGACAACCTGATGGTCCTGCTCGCCGCCGCCGGGGTCAATTTCCTCATTGCCGTGCCCGGCGCCGACGACGTGATGCTGAACTACCAGAGCCTTGCCTACCACGACATCGTCAGCCTCAGGCACATGTTCAAAAAGCCGCCGGCGCCCGAGTTCGAAGGCTGGCTGAAGCGCATGGAAATGCTCGACGGCCAGGGTCGCCTTGCGCCCTCCGCCGCGGCCGGCCCCTTCTCGCGCAATCTCCTCAGCTACAAGGCGTCCGCATGAGCAACGCCCCCGAGCCTGTCAACATTTTCGATCCCTTCGCCCGCTTTCGCAATGCGACCCGCGCGAGGATCGGCATCGGCCGCACCGGCGACGCCATGCCGACCCGCGCCGTGCTGGATTTCCAGCTCGCCCATGCGCGCGCCCGCGATGCCGTGCACGGCAAGGTGAATTTCGACGCGATGGCTGAGCGCCTTGCCCCGCTCTCCGTCATCCGCGTCCGATCGACCGCGCCGGACCGGACAACCTATCTCTCGCGTCCCGACTATGGCCGCCGCGTTCATCCCGACGATCTTGCGGAGATGACCCCCGGCGACCATGACGTCGCCTTCGTCATCGCCGACGGCCTGTCCGCCGCCGCCGTCGAGCACCATGCCGAGGCTGTGCTGAAAACCTGCCTGAAGCGCATGGGCGATCTTTCCGTCGCCCCGATCGTTCTCGCCAGCCAGGCCCGCGTTGCCTTCGGCGACGAGGCAGGAGCTGCGCTTGGGGCCAAGCTCGTCGTTGTTCTGATCGGCGAGCGGCCGGGTCTTTCGGTGCCGGACAGCCTCGGCGCCTATGTCACCTTCGCCCCGAAGGTCGGGCGGCGCGACAGCGAGCGCAATTGCGTCTCCAACATCCATGCCGACGGCCTCGATCCGGAGGCCGCCGCCGACAAAATCGTCTGGCTTGCTCGCGAGGGCCTGCGGCTGAAGCTCACCGGCGTCGACCTGAAGGAGAATGCGGACGGCGCGATACTGCCGACACGCGCCGGTGCCCCCTCGCTCGCCTGAGGCCTGCGGCCTGCGGCCGTTCAAAAATAGGAATGCTACCTTGCCATCGGCCATTCCAGGCACGACATGACTGTCCGTAAAGGGGCGCGGGAAAGCCTGCGCGCCATGGCATCGTGGCCGAGGAGTTCGCCATGACGTTTCGAGCAACGTCCGTCGCCGCCATTCTTGGTTTGTCGCTCGGCCTGTCGGCCTGCCAGTCAGTGCCCCTGCCGCACTCGCCGGGACATAATCCGGCGGCCTATCGGGGCTACAACGCGGCGCAACTGACGGCCGCCTTCGGCGAGCCCATCGCCGACCAGAGGCAGAACGGCTACCGCTATCTGTCCTGGTACGATGAGGTGACGCGGTGGGGCACGGACCCGAACCGGCCGACATTCCGCGGCCGCGATCCCTTCATCGCCGACTACCGGATGGTCATTTCCTGCAAGACGACCTACGTGCTCAAGAACGACCGGGTCGTCAATTCCTACCAGCGCGGTGTCGGCTGCCAGTATCTGCCTAATCTGCCGGACCGGCGAGTGTCCGGCGTTCGGTGAAGACGTCGGCGAGGCGCTCGCCGCCTTCCGCCCGCGTCAACCGGCACCAATGCGTGAGCCGGCCGCCCTGCCGCTCACTCGCCATGAGCGATGCGATCACACGCTCGCCCGGCTCGATATTGCCGCAATAGACGATGTCCCGCCGCACGGTGGCCGCAACGAGCGGATCATTGCGGAAGAAGGCCCATTCGGCCCGGTCGACGAAGGCCTGGAAGGACGCGAAATAGAGAAAGTTCG is part of the Hartmannibacter diazotrophicus genome and encodes:
- a CDS encoding DHA2 family efflux MFS transporter permease subunit, with product MTSATAGGAVAAPADGVALNRGLITVSIMLATIMQVLDTTIANVALPNMQGSLGASQDTINWVLTSYIVAAAIMTPVTGWLADRIGRKRLFLISVAGFTVTSMLCGLSTSIYEMVLFRLFQGIFGAALVPLSQTVLLDINPKENHGSAMALWGAGIMVGPILGPTLGGYLTDALNWRWVFYINVPVGILAFLGIATFMPSVATRLRRFDFFGFALLSLGVGALQMMLDRGEQLDWFGSTEIIIETALAVTGFWMFIVHTMTAKEPFIHPGMFKDRNLVTGLIFIFVVGIILLATMALLPPMLSQLFGYPSTTTGLVLAPRGAGTMVSMILVGRLVKKIDARLLIMTGLGLTAWSLYDMTQFSPQMDYWPLIRSGVIQGLGLGLVFVPLSTITFATLDVKFRTDGTALFSLMRNIGSSIGISVVTALLTQNIQINHAVIGGRLTETNPNLTNFLQGFGGSVTSQKTMAMLDMMVSQQAAMIAYLDDFKLMMFVSLAALPLLLLLKAPQKAAAAGVPAADAPH
- a CDS encoding ethanolamine ammonia-lyase subunit EutB, with the translated sequence MSSYSVLLGNERHVFADLKAVMAAASPLKSGDCLAGIAAETNERRVAARFCLADIPLKTFLEDLLIPYEADEVTRLIVDGHDRQAFAPVSHMTVGQFRDWLLSYEATSEALTALAPGLTPEMVAAVSKIMRNQDLIAVAAKCRVVTAFRSTVGLPGRLSSRLQPNHPTDDPEGVAGSTLDGLLYGIGDAVIGINPATDNLDACIRLMHLFDRLRERFEIPTQSCVLTHVTTSIQAIEKGAPLDLVFQSVAGTEAANKGFGIDLSVLREGREAALSLKRGTVGDNVMYLETGQGSALSADAHHGVDQQTCEVRAYAVARELKPLLVNTVVGFIGPEYLYDAKQIIRAGLEDHFCGKLLGLPMGVDVCYTNHAEADQDDMDNLMVLLAAAGVNFLIAVPGADDVMLNYQSLAYHDIVSLRHMFKKPPAPEFEGWLKRMEMLDGQGRLAPSAAAGPFSRNLLSYKASA
- the eutC gene encoding ethanolamine ammonia-lyase subunit EutC — protein: MSNAPEPVNIFDPFARFRNATRARIGIGRTGDAMPTRAVLDFQLAHARARDAVHGKVNFDAMAERLAPLSVIRVRSTAPDRTTYLSRPDYGRRVHPDDLAEMTPGDHDVAFVIADGLSAAAVEHHAEAVLKTCLKRMGDLSVAPIVLASQARVAFGDEAGAALGAKLVVVLIGERPGLSVPDSLGAYVTFAPKVGRRDSERNCVSNIHADGLDPEAAADKIVWLAREGLRLKLTGVDLKENADGAILPTRAGAPSLA